A genomic segment from Amia ocellicauda isolate fAmiCal2 chromosome 13, fAmiCal2.hap1, whole genome shotgun sequence encodes:
- the LOC136766953 gene encoding zona pellucida sperm-binding protein 3 translates to MLRARVSWCGLLVLCVVAGLCDAGRVSKWARAKPAVRGKPAARAKPVARAKAVVRVNSSLFKQQVSPVVWAQCGESAIQVSVERDLFGTGRLIQAADIQLGGCALSGQNDTVLVFQSELQGCGSALSMTEDELVYSFSLNYNPSPIANTGIVRTDPAVVHIECVYLRLHNVSSDALQPTWVPYTSTKSAEDLLDFSLQLMTDDWSTPRPSNVYFLGDILNIQASVNQASHVPLRLFVDSCVATLTSDPTSSPSYTFIGNYGCLIDAKVTGSSSHFMPRPQDVTKLQLVLDAFRFHNEANSSIYLTCHLKVTAASQAVDNLDKACQPVGNSWSSVDGSDQVCSCCDSSCNPLSGSRLIGRFGRDLAFKEEWEGDAMVSVRVLEKPQDAVPPVETNAQRSPLTAEDGKAAGISAEVVLLAGVVAAVAVLCIAVLGTVLYRRASPPTA, encoded by the exons ATGCTGCGTGCGAGGGTTTCGTGGTGTGGGCtgctagtgctgtgtgtggtcgctGGGCTCTGCGACGCCGGGAGAGTTTCTAAGTGGGCGAGAGCCAAGCCTGCTGTCAGAGGGAAGCCTGCTGCCAGAGCCAAGCCTGTCGCCAGAGCCAAGGCCGTTGTGCGAGTGAACTCTTCTCTGTTCAAGCAGCAAGTCTCCCCCGTCGTGTGGGCGCAGTGTGGGGAGAGCGCGATCCAGGTGTCGGTGGAGAGAGACCTGTTCGGTACCGGCAGACTGATCCAGGCTGCGGATATCCAGTTGGGAGGCTGTGCGCTCAGCGGGCAGAACGACACGGTCCTGGTCTTCCAGTCGGAGCTGCAGGGTTGTGGCAGCGCCCTGTCG ATGACCGAGGACGAGCTGGTGTACAGCTTCTCCCTAAACTACAACCCGTCCCCGATTGCCAACACTGGCATCGTGAGAACCGACCCTGCTGTTGTCCACATCGAGTGCGTCTACCTCCG GCTCCACAATGTGAGCAGCGATGCCCTGCAGCCAACCTGggtcccctacacctccaccaagtctgcggaggatctcctggacttctccctgcagctcatgaCTG ATGACTGGAGCACCCCGAGACCCTCCAACGTGTACTTCCTGGGGGACATCCTGAACATCCAAGCCTCCGTCAACCAGGCCAGCCACGTGCCCCTGCGGCtgtttgtggacagctgtgtggccaccttgacctctgacccgacCTCTTCTCCCAGTTATACTTTCATTGGGAACTATGG TTGCCTGATTGATGCCAAGGTGACGGGCTCCAGTTCTCACTTCATGCCAAGACCTCAGGATGTCACGAAGCTGCAGCTGGTGCTTGATGCCTTCAGGTTCCACAATGAAGCCAACAGCTCC ATCTACTTGACCTGCCACCTGAAGGTGACTGCTGCTTCCCAGGCTGTGGACAACCTGGACAAGGCCTGCCAGCCTGTGGGCAACAG CTGGAGCTCGGTGGATGGGAGTGATCAGGTCTGTagctgctgtgactccagctgTAACCCTCTGTCTGGATCTAGGCTTATTGGGAGGTTTGGCAGGGACTTGGCTTTCAAGGAGG AATGGGAAGGTGATGCCatggtgtctgtgcgtgtgctgGAGAAGCCGCAGGATGCCGTCCCTCCAGTGGAGACGAATGCCCAGAGGTCTCCCCTGACTGCAGAGGACGGCAAAGCAGCAG GCATCTCTGCTGAGGTTGTGCTCCTGGCTGGTGTggtggctgctgtggctgtgttgtgcattgctgtgctggggactgtgctgtacaggaGAGCAAGCCCACCCACGGCTTGA
- the LOC136766952 gene encoding zona pellucida sperm-binding protein 4-like yields the protein MERSGMSVRVWSLVCLLMAAAADVSVAQGQNCLVSDNEKMACGAPAISRADCEASNCCFDQRGRQPCYYSNEVTVQCTTDGQFVVVVPRNVTTPPLSLDTVSLLGGQSAPCSPVGTTAGFALFQFPVSACGSTLKSEGGDVVYENTMSSKRDVQNGPDGSITRDSYYELTFLCKYSGSELVPVEAVVYTAAPPPPSVVAPGPLSVELRIATEAVYASYYGDGDYPVTKVLRDPVYVEVRILNRTDPNIVLTLEDCWATSTPSPLGQPQWSLLVAGCPYRDDQYQTTLVPVAGSSGLPYPTHYKRFIVQMFTFVDAGSQLPLKEKVFIHCSAAVCQPSATDSCVAPCSQRMRRAVAPVQRASRETAVVSSGEVILTASELSAVDRRASPREVSQAFGYAVLTVAAFTVLVLCAVLLVAVWRSKPHRRETQL from the exons ATGGAGAGGTCTGGGATGAGCGTGCGGGTCTGGAGTCTTGTCTGTTTGCTGATGGCGGCTGCGGCGGATGTTTCTGTAGCCCAGGGTCAGAACTGCTTGGTTAGTGACAACGAGAAAATGGCGTGTGGTGCCCCTGCTATCAGTAGAGCCGACTGTGAAGCGAGTAACTGCTGCTTTGATCAGAGGGGAAGACAGCCCTGTTATTACAGCAATGAGG tgactgtgcaatgcaccacGGATGGTCAGTTTGTGGTTGTAGTACCCAGGAATGTGACCACGCCTCCGCTGAGCCTTGACACGGTCAGCCTGCTAGGGGGTCAGAGCGCCCCCTGCAGCCCTGTTGGCACCACTGCTGGCTTTGCCTTGTTCCAGTTCCCAGTCAGTGCCTGTGGAAGCACGCTGAAG AGTGAGGGTGGCGATGTGGTGTACGAGAACACGATGTCCTCTAAACGCGATGTGCAGAACGGGCCTGATGGCTCCATCACCAGGGACAGCTACTATGA GCTGACCTTCCTGTGCAAGTATTCGGGCAGTGAGCTTGTTCCCGTGGAGGCTGTAGtgtacactgcagccccgcctcCTCCTTCAGTCGTGGCCCCGGGACCTCTCAGTGTGGAGCTCAGGATTGCAACGG AAGCTGTGTATGCCTCCTACTACGGTGATGGGGACTACCCCGTGACCAAGGTCCTGCGGGATCCTGTGTATGTTGAGGTTCGCATCCTGAATAGGACCGACCCCAACATTGTCCTGACGCTGGAAGACTGCTGGGCAACTTCCACCCCCAGCCCACTCGGCCAGCCCCAGTGGAGCCTGCTGGTTGCTGG GTGTCCGTACAGAGACGACCAGTACCAGACCACCTTGGTTCCCGTGGCTGGCTCCTCAGGGCTGCCATACCCAACGCACTACAAGCGCTTCATCGTGCAGATGTTCACTTTTGTGGATGCTGGCTCCCAGCTCCCTCTGAAGGAGAAG GTGTTCATCCACtgtagtgcagcagtgtgcCAACCCAGTGCTACTGACAGCTGTGTCGCTCCATGCAGCCAGAGAATGA GGAGAGCTGTTGCCCCGGTGCAGAGGGCCTCCAGGGAGACGGCAGTGGTGTCCAGTGGGGAAGTGATCCTGACTGCCTCTGAGCTCTCTGCTGTGGACAGGAGGGCTTCTCCCCgtgaag TGTCCCAGGCCTTCGGCTATGCTGTGCTGACTGTGGCTGCCTTCACggtgcttgtgctctgtgctgtactgctggTGGCTGTGTGGAGATCCAAGCCCCACAGGCGGGAAACCCAACTGTAG